One segment of Solanum lycopersicum chromosome 1, SLM_r2.1 DNA contains the following:
- the LOC101263052 gene encoding protein SRC1-like, producing the protein MSGIMHKIEEKLHMGEHKDDEDKRKEKGEKKEKGEGHREKSKEKHHGEDHKDGEEKKKKKKKKDKKHGNGSSSSSGSDSD; encoded by the coding sequence atgtcAGGAATAATGCACAAGATAGAGGAGAAACTCCACATGGGAGAACACAAGGATGATGAAGATAAGAGGAAGGAAAAGGGTGAGAAAAAGGAGAAAGGTGAGGGGCACAGGGAGAAGAGCAAAGAGAAGCATCATGGGGAAGATCATAAGGATGGagaggagaagaaaaagaagaagaagaagaaggataaGAAGCATGGCAATGGTAGCAGCAGTAGCAGTGGAAGCGACAGTGATTAG
- the LOC138342242 gene encoding secreted RxLR effector protein 161-like: protein MDEAHPLSTPMVVRLLDVNKDPFRPQEKDEEILGSEVPYLSAIGALMYFANTTRPDIAFVVNLLARYSSAPTRRHWNGIKLILRYLKGTTDMGLFYSVNCSPNLVGYAEIGYLSDPQKARSQTGYVFICGGTAISWRSTKQSIVATSSNHAEIIAIHEANNAACIAQLKGGFIKGDRIKHISPKLFYTHELQKNGDINVQQICSSDNVADLFTKSLPTATFQKMVHKLGMRRFKSLD from the exons ATGGATGAAGCGCATCCATTAAGTACTCCGATGGTTGTTCGTTTACTTGATGTGAATAAGGATCCATTCCGACCTCAAGAAAAGGATGAAGAAATTCTTGGTTCTGAAGTaccatatcttagtgcaattggCGCACTAATGTATTTTGCTAATACTACAAGGCCTGATATAGCTTTTGTTGTTAACTTGTTAGCAAGGTATAGTTCTGCTCCTACTAGGAGACATTGGAATGGGATCAAACTTATTTTGCGATATCTTAAAGGGACAACTGATATGGGCTTATTTTATTCTGTTAATTGTAGCCCAAATCTTGTTGGTTATGCTGAAATAGGTTATTTATCTGATCCACAGAAAGCTCGATCCCAAACAggctatgtgtttatatgtgggGGGACTGCCATATCTTGGAGATCTACAAAGCAGTCCATCGTAGCCACTTCATCTAATCATGCTGAAATAATAGCTATTCATGAagcaa ataatgcAGCATGCATAGCACAACTTAAGGGAGgattcataaaaggagatagaataaaacatatttCACCGAAACTTTTCTATACAcatgaacttcaaaagaatgGTGATATAAATGTGCAACAGATTTGTTCAAGTGACAATGTCGCTGAtctattcaccaagtctctaccaactgcAACTTTCcagaagatggtgcacaagcttggaatgcgaagattcaagtctctggattga